The Phycisphaerales bacterium genome contains a region encoding:
- a CDS encoding ATP-binding protein has product MTALSTIQRGRAQLPRRVLLYGVHGVGKSTFGAMAEKPIFIQTEEGVNDLEVDRFPLAVKYGDVLDALTALYSEDHDYQTVVIDSLDWLERLIWAEVCAKRGVESIEDIGYAKGYVFALTQWREVLSGLDALRSQRGMQVIVIAHAQIEKFANPETDSYDRYVPRLQKQASALLQGWADEVLFATYQVHTKTTSEGFDRKRTQGIGTGERILRTTERPAHVAKNRLNLPDEFPLDYRIYAAFVRGETPPTNDQEPAQQGA; this is encoded by the coding sequence ATGACCGCGCTCAGCACGATTCAACGAGGACGAGCCCAACTCCCACGCCGGGTGCTTCTCTACGGCGTCCACGGTGTCGGCAAATCCACCTTTGGCGCGATGGCGGAGAAGCCGATCTTCATCCAGACCGAAGAAGGCGTGAACGATCTCGAAGTCGATCGATTCCCGCTGGCCGTCAAGTACGGCGATGTGCTCGATGCGCTGACCGCACTGTACTCCGAGGATCATGACTACCAGACGGTCGTGATCGATTCACTCGACTGGCTGGAGCGCCTCATCTGGGCGGAAGTCTGCGCCAAGCGCGGGGTCGAGTCGATCGAAGACATCGGCTACGCCAAGGGCTACGTCTTCGCGCTCACGCAGTGGCGTGAGGTGCTCTCGGGCCTCGATGCGCTCCGCAGTCAGCGCGGCATGCAGGTGATCGTCATCGCCCATGCCCAGATCGAAAAGTTCGCCAATCCCGAGACGGACAGTTACGACCGGTATGTCCCGCGGCTCCAGAAGCAGGCCTCGGCGCTGCTCCAGGGGTGGGCGGATGAAGTTCTGTTCGCCACCTACCAGGTCCACACGAAGACGACGAGCGAAGGCTTCGATCGCAAACGAACGCAGGGCATCGGCACGGGCGAACGGATCCTGCGCACCACTGAACGTCCGGCGCATGTGGCCAAGAACCGGCTGAATCTCCCTGATGAGTTCCCACTCGATTACCGCATCTATGCCGCCTTCGTCCGCGGCGAAACCCCGCCAACCAACGACCAAGA
- a CDS encoding PD-(D/E)XK nuclease-like domain-containing protein — translation MSNQSILNALIHEPAEAYHARSAEHVTAHRLADFRRCPLLFRKKEQGLIPERDSAAYLVGRAAHVLILEGRDRYESQFAVGGPMNPRTGQPFGSNTKAFTQWADRIGKPVLSDDQAALIEQMAASVQGHLFARELLADGVAEGVLRGEYAGLRCQSRLDWVNPKPGRGIVDLKTTDSLDTFELDITAFGYVEQMAFYRAMFEAMATARLPVHLIAVEKREPFRCGVWQIAPRALDEAQAENERAMQELTRCRESGIWPTRFESIRLYETTSPSSSGRASRTSSTPSPIAGSPASSQYKTSHL, via the coding sequence ATGTCGAATCAATCCATCCTCAACGCGCTGATCCATGAACCCGCTGAGGCGTATCACGCCCGCAGCGCCGAGCACGTCACGGCGCATCGGCTTGCTGACTTTCGGCGCTGCCCACTGCTCTTTCGCAAGAAGGAGCAGGGTCTCATTCCCGAGCGCGACTCAGCGGCGTATCTCGTCGGACGCGCCGCGCACGTGCTGATTCTCGAGGGACGGGACCGGTACGAGTCGCAGTTCGCCGTGGGCGGTCCCATGAACCCGCGCACCGGCCAGCCATTCGGCTCCAACACCAAGGCGTTTACCCAGTGGGCAGACCGCATTGGCAAACCCGTGCTCAGCGATGATCAGGCGGCGCTGATTGAGCAGATGGCCGCGAGCGTTCAGGGGCACCTGTTTGCACGTGAACTGCTTGCAGATGGCGTCGCTGAGGGTGTTCTGCGCGGTGAGTATGCCGGACTCCGATGCCAATCCCGGCTCGACTGGGTCAACCCGAAGCCCGGACGGGGCATCGTCGATCTCAAGACCACCGATTCGCTCGACACCTTCGAACTCGACATTACCGCGTTCGGCTACGTCGAGCAGATGGCGTTCTATCGCGCCATGTTCGAAGCGATGGCGACGGCCAGGCTGCCAGTCCACCTGATCGCCGTTGAAAAGCGTGAACCGTTCCGTTGCGGCGTCTGGCAGATCGCGCCGCGAGCGCTCGACGAGGCTCAAGCCGAGAACGAACGCGCCATGCAGGAACTGACGCGCTGCCGCGAGTCAGGGATCTGGCCCACGCGATTCGAATCGATCCGTCTCTACGAAACCACCAGCCCATCCTCGAGCGGGCGAGCCTCGCGCACCTCATCGACTCCCTCACCCATCGCAGGCTCGCCCGCTTCTTCTCAATACAAGACCAGCCATCTCTGA